A section of the Salmo salar chromosome ssa05, Ssal_v3.1, whole genome shotgun sequence genome encodes:
- the LOC106599237 gene encoding phosphatidylinositol 4-kinase beta isoform X1 — MGDTELGLSAVQPEELEPQSPSTASSLSISSSPSLSLPSSPSSGSYHHQQTTSPSPSHSDGPVASSPPLDVISEGVGELTLVIDPEVAKMACQEVLQKVKFLKGESEGSGSGSDGGNSTDQTLVNGTVHTEPIKPPKIPGEEDSEALPPGSVKSARRRQRHNPSKQSWLLRLFESKLFDVSMAISYLHNSKEPGVQAYIGNRLFSFRHEEVDFYLPQLLNMYIHMDEDVGDAIKPYVVHRCRQSISFSLQCAWLLGAYSSDMHISTQRHSRGTKLRKLIFSDELKPAAVRARQPLMLAPFCPLPTAAPSLHGHGLGGEHGLSPTKRTHQRSKSDATVSISLSSNLKRTASNPKVESNQDEPARLAPQREFIKSLMGIGKRLATLPTKEQKTSRLISELSLLNHKLPARVWLPTAAFDHHVVRVPHTQAVVLNSKDKAPYLIYVEVLECEDFETSNVPVRISETRIRITRSVENLPDCGIMVDQRAGGFSMVHNYDEDNEAWSVDDIGDLQVELPEFHTNSCDNISQFSVDSITSLDSKEPIFIAAGDIRRRLSEQLAHTPTTFKRDPEDPSAVALKEPWQEKVQRIREGSPYGHIPTWRLLSVIVKCGDDLRQELLASQVLQQLQIIWEQERVPIWIKPYKILVISSDSGMIEPIVNAVSIHQVKKQSQMPLLDYFLQEHGTHTTEAFLTAQRNFVQSCAGYCLICYLLQVKDRHNGNILLDAEGHIIHIDFGFILSSSPRNLGFETSAFKLTNEFVDVMGGLDGDMFNYYKMLMLQGLIAARKHMDKVIQIVEIMQQGSQLPCFHGSSTIRTLKERFHMSLTEEQLQVLVEQMVDGSMRSITTKLYDGFQYLTNGIM, encoded by the exons GTCATCTCAGAGGGCGTGGGCGAGCTGACCCTGGTCATCGACCCCGAGGTGGCCAAGATGGCCTGCCAGGAGGTGCTGCAGAAGGTGAAGTTCCTCAAAGGTGAAAGTGAGGGGTCAGGTTCTGGGTCTGATGGTGGCAATAGCACAGACCAAACACTGGTCAACGGGACTGTACATACAGAGCCTATCAAGCCCCCAAAAATCCCCGGGGAGGAGGACTCTGAGGCACTGCCTCCAGGCTCGGTGAAAAGCGCGCGGCGGCGCCAGCGCCATAACCCCTCCAAGCAGTCGTGGCTGCTGCGGCTGTTTGAGTCCAAACTCTTCGACGTGTCAATGGCCATCTCCTATCTACACAACTCCAAGGAGCCGGGTGTGCAGGCCTACATCGGCAACCGTCTGTTCAGCTTCCGCCACGAGGAGGTGGACTTCTACCTGCCGCAGCTGCTGAACATGTACATCCACATGGACGAGGACGTGGGAGACGCCATCAAGCCCTACGTG GTACACCGCTGCCGTCAGAGTATCTCCTTCTCGCTGCAGTGCGCCTGGCTGCTGGGTGCCTACTCCTCCGACATGCACATCTCCACACAGCGACACTCGCGCGGCACCAAGCTACGCAAACTCATCTTCTCCGATGAACTCAAACCAGCCGCGGTCCGTGCCCGCCAGCCACTGATGTTGGCCCCCTTCTGCCCACTTCCGACCGCTGCGCCATCCCTGCACGGGCACGGCTTGGGCGGAGAGCACGGTCTGTCGCCGACTAAGCGCACGCATCAGCGCTCCAAGTCAGACGCCACGGTCAGTATCAGCCTGAGCAGCAACCTGAAGAGGACAGCGAGCAATCCCAAGGTGGAGAGCAACCAGGACGAG cCTGCGCGTCTGGCACCCCAGAGAGAGTTCATCAAGTCCCTGATGGGCATTGGGAAGCGGCTGGCCACGCTGCCCACTAAGGAGCAGAAGACGTCCCGGCTCATCTCGGAGCTGTCGCTGCTCAACCACAAGCTGCCCGCCCGCGTCTGGCTGCCCACCGCCGCCTTCGACCACCACGTGGTGCGCGTCCCTCACACACAGGCTGTGGTGCTCAACTCCAAAGACAAG GCGCCGTACCTCATCTATGTGGAGGTTCTGGAGTGTGAGGACTTTGAGACGTCCAACGTTCCGGTACGGATCTCCGAGACGAGGATCCGCATCACGCGCTCAGTGGAGAACCTTCCGGACTGCGGCATCATGGTGGATCAGCGAGCCGGGGGCTTCTCAATGGTTCACAACTACGATGAGGATAACGAAGCCTGGTCTGTGGATGACATCGGGGATCTGCAGGTGGAG CTCCCAGAGTTCCACACCAACAGCTGTGACAACATCTCCCAGTTCTCAGTGGACAGCATCACCAGCCTGGACAGCAAGGAACCCATCTTCATCGCTGCTGGAGACATCAG GCGGCGTCTCTCAGAGCAGCTAGCTCACACACCAACCACATTCAAGCGGGACCCAGAGGACCCTTCAGCAGTGGCCCTCAAGGAGCCGTGGCAGGAGAAGGTTCA GCGGATAAGGGAGGGCTCCCCATATGGACACATCCCTACCTGGAGGTTGTTGTCAGTCATCGTCAAGTGTGGCGACGACCTTCGGCAAGAGCTCCTGGCCTCTCAAGTGCTGCAGCAGCTCCAG aTCATCTGGGAACAGGAGCGCGTGCCTATCTGGATCAAACCCTACAAGATCCTGGTGATCTCCTCTGACAGCGGCATGATTGAACCCATCGTCAACGCTGTGTCCATCCACCAG GTGAAGAAACAGAGCCAGATGCCTCTGCTGGACTACTTCCTGCAGGAACACGGTACCCACACCACCGAGGCCTTCCTCACGGCCCAGCGCAACTTTGTCCAGAGCTGTGCAGGCTACTGTCTCATCTGCTACCTGCTGCAGGTCAAAGACAG ACACAATGGCAACATCCTGTTGGACGCTGAGGGCCACATCATCCACATAGACTTTGGCTTCATCCTGTCCAGCTCGCCCCGCAACCTTGGCTTCGAGACCTCTGCTTTCAAGCTCACCAACGAGTTTGTAGAC gtgatggGAGGTCTGGATGGAGACATGTTTAATTACTATAAGATGCTCATGCTGCAGGGCCTGATAGCAGCACGTAAACACATGGACAAAGTCATCCAGATAGTGGAGATCATGCAGCAAG GCTCCCAGCTGCCCTGCTTCCACGGCTCCAGCACCATCCGGACCCTGAAGGAGCGTTTCCACATGAGCCTGACGGAGGAACAGCTGCAGGTCCTGGTGGAGCAGATGGTGGACGGATCCATGCGCTCCATCACCACCAAGCTCTATGACGGCTTCCAGTACCTCACCAACGGCAtcatgtga
- the LOC106599237 gene encoding phosphatidylinositol 4-kinase beta isoform X2 produces MGDTELGLSAVQPEELEPQSPSTASSLSISSSPSLSLPSSPSSGSYHHQQTTSPSPSHSDGPVASSPPLDVISEGVGELTLVIDPEVAKMACQEVLQKVKFLKGESEGSGSGSDGGNSTDQTLVNGTVHTEPIKPPKIPGEEDSEALPPGSVKSARRRQRHNPSKQSWLLRLFESKLFDVSMAISYLHNSKEPGVQAYIGNRLFSFRHEEVDFYLPQLLNMYIHMDEDVGDAIKPYVVHRCRQSISFSLQCAWLLGAYSSDMHISTQRHSRGTKLRKLIFSDELKPAAVRARQPLMLAPFCPLPTAAPSLHGHGLGGEHGLSPTKRTHQRSKSDATVSISLSSNLKRTASNPKVESNQDEPARLAPQREFIKSLMGIGKRLATLPTKEQKTSRLISELSLLNHKLPARVWLPTAAFDHHVVRVPHTQAVVLNSKDKAPYLIYVEVLECEDFETSNVPVRISETRIRITRSVENLPDCGIMVDQRAGGFSMVHNYDEDNEAWSVDDIGDLQVELPEFHTNSCDNISQFSVDSITSLDSKEPIFIAAGDIRRRLSEQLAHTPTTFKRDPEDPSAVALKEPWQEKVQRIREGSPYGHIPTWRLLSVIVKCGDDLRQELLASQVLQQLQIIWEQERVPIWIKPYKILVISSDSGMIEPIVNAVSIHQVKKQSQMPLLDYFLQEHGTHTTEAFLTAQRNFVQSCAGYCLICYLLQVKDRHNGNILLDAEGHIIHIDFGFILSSSPRNLGFETSAFKLTNEFVDGLIAARKHMDKVIQIVEIMQQGSQLPCFHGSSTIRTLKERFHMSLTEEQLQVLVEQMVDGSMRSITTKLYDGFQYLTNGIM; encoded by the exons GTCATCTCAGAGGGCGTGGGCGAGCTGACCCTGGTCATCGACCCCGAGGTGGCCAAGATGGCCTGCCAGGAGGTGCTGCAGAAGGTGAAGTTCCTCAAAGGTGAAAGTGAGGGGTCAGGTTCTGGGTCTGATGGTGGCAATAGCACAGACCAAACACTGGTCAACGGGACTGTACATACAGAGCCTATCAAGCCCCCAAAAATCCCCGGGGAGGAGGACTCTGAGGCACTGCCTCCAGGCTCGGTGAAAAGCGCGCGGCGGCGCCAGCGCCATAACCCCTCCAAGCAGTCGTGGCTGCTGCGGCTGTTTGAGTCCAAACTCTTCGACGTGTCAATGGCCATCTCCTATCTACACAACTCCAAGGAGCCGGGTGTGCAGGCCTACATCGGCAACCGTCTGTTCAGCTTCCGCCACGAGGAGGTGGACTTCTACCTGCCGCAGCTGCTGAACATGTACATCCACATGGACGAGGACGTGGGAGACGCCATCAAGCCCTACGTG GTACACCGCTGCCGTCAGAGTATCTCCTTCTCGCTGCAGTGCGCCTGGCTGCTGGGTGCCTACTCCTCCGACATGCACATCTCCACACAGCGACACTCGCGCGGCACCAAGCTACGCAAACTCATCTTCTCCGATGAACTCAAACCAGCCGCGGTCCGTGCCCGCCAGCCACTGATGTTGGCCCCCTTCTGCCCACTTCCGACCGCTGCGCCATCCCTGCACGGGCACGGCTTGGGCGGAGAGCACGGTCTGTCGCCGACTAAGCGCACGCATCAGCGCTCCAAGTCAGACGCCACGGTCAGTATCAGCCTGAGCAGCAACCTGAAGAGGACAGCGAGCAATCCCAAGGTGGAGAGCAACCAGGACGAG cCTGCGCGTCTGGCACCCCAGAGAGAGTTCATCAAGTCCCTGATGGGCATTGGGAAGCGGCTGGCCACGCTGCCCACTAAGGAGCAGAAGACGTCCCGGCTCATCTCGGAGCTGTCGCTGCTCAACCACAAGCTGCCCGCCCGCGTCTGGCTGCCCACCGCCGCCTTCGACCACCACGTGGTGCGCGTCCCTCACACACAGGCTGTGGTGCTCAACTCCAAAGACAAG GCGCCGTACCTCATCTATGTGGAGGTTCTGGAGTGTGAGGACTTTGAGACGTCCAACGTTCCGGTACGGATCTCCGAGACGAGGATCCGCATCACGCGCTCAGTGGAGAACCTTCCGGACTGCGGCATCATGGTGGATCAGCGAGCCGGGGGCTTCTCAATGGTTCACAACTACGATGAGGATAACGAAGCCTGGTCTGTGGATGACATCGGGGATCTGCAGGTGGAG CTCCCAGAGTTCCACACCAACAGCTGTGACAACATCTCCCAGTTCTCAGTGGACAGCATCACCAGCCTGGACAGCAAGGAACCCATCTTCATCGCTGCTGGAGACATCAG GCGGCGTCTCTCAGAGCAGCTAGCTCACACACCAACCACATTCAAGCGGGACCCAGAGGACCCTTCAGCAGTGGCCCTCAAGGAGCCGTGGCAGGAGAAGGTTCA GCGGATAAGGGAGGGCTCCCCATATGGACACATCCCTACCTGGAGGTTGTTGTCAGTCATCGTCAAGTGTGGCGACGACCTTCGGCAAGAGCTCCTGGCCTCTCAAGTGCTGCAGCAGCTCCAG aTCATCTGGGAACAGGAGCGCGTGCCTATCTGGATCAAACCCTACAAGATCCTGGTGATCTCCTCTGACAGCGGCATGATTGAACCCATCGTCAACGCTGTGTCCATCCACCAG GTGAAGAAACAGAGCCAGATGCCTCTGCTGGACTACTTCCTGCAGGAACACGGTACCCACACCACCGAGGCCTTCCTCACGGCCCAGCGCAACTTTGTCCAGAGCTGTGCAGGCTACTGTCTCATCTGCTACCTGCTGCAGGTCAAAGACAG ACACAATGGCAACATCCTGTTGGACGCTGAGGGCCACATCATCCACATAGACTTTGGCTTCATCCTGTCCAGCTCGCCCCGCAACCTTGGCTTCGAGACCTCTGCTTTCAAGCTCACCAACGAGTTTGTAGAC GGCCTGATAGCAGCACGTAAACACATGGACAAAGTCATCCAGATAGTGGAGATCATGCAGCAAG GCTCCCAGCTGCCCTGCTTCCACGGCTCCAGCACCATCCGGACCCTGAAGGAGCGTTTCCACATGAGCCTGACGGAGGAACAGCTGCAGGTCCTGGTGGAGCAGATGGTGGACGGATCCATGCGCTCCATCACCACCAAGCTCTATGACGGCTTCCAGTACCTCACCAACGGCAtcatgtga